A window of Drosophila sulfurigaster albostrigata strain 15112-1811.04 chromosome X, ASM2355843v2, whole genome shotgun sequence genomic DNA:
CTGGGAGGTGTGGGCAAACCCCTTGAGTTCACTTGGTTATTTCCAAAACGCGGCAACTGTTTTCCCCCGATATGATATGCGGAGAGAGATTCCAATTTGGGGTTCCAGAGATCCTCAAATTTCCTGAACCTTAAACGGAAAgcaattatcaattattttgcatataataGGCATATTGTAGGGTACTTAATAgtaatagcaataataataatattttatagtatattgtattagtatattattgtagcgacaaaaagtaaatatgaataaaGTTGTAAAAGAAGCTAGGGTAAAAGAAAGTGCACATATTAATAAAGAACTAGAATAGTAGATGCTTAAGTATTAAGTACTTATtggttaataataataagtattaCTTGGGCTATCTAAAGTAGtagttgtaaaaataatacttcCAATAATGCGGAAATAGAAAAATTGTATTAGTTATCAAAGTTTGTTACATCAATCAACATGCagaattatttcaatatatttcatattttgtatttaaattaaaaatatgtcgaagataaaatatcaaaagtagtttgtaaaatataaataattaaaagtttagtcattaaactttaaatattacaaaaaatatagaaaaaaggaacaataaaattgatagTAAAGTCAATTTAGTTACTACTTAGAACAATATCAATAATGGCGAAACATTCTGTTGTACAATTAAATGTAGGTGCATCATTATCGACATTACTGTATAACATTAAAGCTCACCACATTAAAGATATGCGAgtatactttattttgtaatatattgcatacttttagggcaGTGGCAAATAAAGCTTTGGAGAGGAATGCGTAGATATTGTAACTGCAATGAAAGTGAGGTTTAgaagttttaaaataagctgaaaatacaaaaaaaaataataaaagtaataatattgaataagTATAAGTAGTAGAGGCATAGGTAATAGTTGAAATTACTTGTTTCAAACTCCAAGCAGCTGTACACTTGCttaaaaagtgttgcctacttttgggGTGCGACATCTTGGGAGAGATATCCACTTgatattttagttatattcGTATTGTTGTTAAGAAGCTATACAACTAGATGGAGATATACAAACTATGTTTAAATGATGATTAAACCCCTTGCAGTCTCAATGCGATGCAAGTACAATGTCAAGTCTTGAACTTGCGCAGCGCGATTTTTTTGCAGGTGTCAGCAAAATAAAGTTCAGCAATGGCAAGTAAAGAAAGCAAAGAGAAGAACGCATGAAGAATGACGGCCAAGAAGGTCAAGAGTTCAAGTGATTGAACTATATAAAAGCCACATGAAAACGAGCAGAATCAGAAATTCACAAGATGCTGACAACTGCCCAACTTACGTTGATTGCTCTCATCGGCTATTGCACAGTCTTAGTCGAAGGACAGGCTCCAGCTGCGTCTGGGATGTCACTTCCGATTCCGATATCAGCCAAGGGTCAAGCCTTCGACTTGGGTCGTCTGTTTGGCGGAAAAAGTGGCGACCCGATGTGGACACTGATTGATCGCAATCTGCCCGAGGTGCAGCAGATGATTGACCAGACCAAGCTGAGCTGTATGGCCAAGCTGCAGATGACGGGACCGCAGCGTTCCCTCATCCGAGAATCACGACCTACGCCCAAGGAGAAGTGCCTGGTGGAGTGTGTGCTGAAGGGCATTGGACTAGTAAGTTCAGGGATTGCTTGCTTGGATCCTAACTGATCCTCTTTGTTTCTCTCATTTTGCAGATGGACAGCGTGAGCAACCGTCTGAATTTGCAACGTGTGGAACAGCTGACGAGCAAGGTGACCGAGGACAATAAGCTGGCCATTGCCCTAGGCTGCAGTCTGGCTCAAAGTTGCAATCGGTCGATCAATGTGCCATCGAATAAGCCCTGCGAAGCGGCCCATCAGCTGAACCAGTGCATCGGTCGGCATCTGGATCGCAATCGGGTCAAGCTGCACtggtagaagaagaagatccCTAATCAATTATTGTACACACATAGATGGATTGATTACACGACGCGCGCTCCACGTTCTCTTTATTCAAAGGGTGTGTGCATGTCCAGAAACCACAACGGGACACAAGCTAGGATaagataaatatatgtaactaGGGAAACTAAAGTAGGAAGTGAAGGACAAACAAGAGACAATCCTTCTGCCAGGGGAATTCACtgatgaaaaaaaagaaccaaatagaattgaaatgcaattgcaagAAATGACTGAAGTGGTTGCGGAGCGTGGCTGCGTTTCAGCTAATCCTTGATCTCGGGTATTTTATAGGCGGCAACGCGCATCTCTCGCAGCATGCACATGGCAATCGAATGCGCAATCTCGCATCTGGAAGGAATAAAAGGATTTCTGGAAATGTAATTTAGTGACTGCGGTCTACTCACTCATCGGTTAAACCGATCGCCTGATTGCATTTCGCAGTGATGAGGCGCGATTGCTCCTCCTTGTCGGGAAACATCATGTTCATCATTTCATTGGTCTTGGCGCCGTCGTAGAGCTTCTCGCCTTCGGGCATCACCTCGAACTGCATCAACATGCAGCGGCGGAAGCATTTGCTTGGATGCGAGGCATCTTCCTTGTTCAACACCATCTCCTCCAGATGCACTGTTCAATGCAAAAGTATTAGCAGAATGTTGAGTAAGTTTAATCTGGCTTCAATGCGTGCTTACCTCGCTCCGGGACCGGATCACAGCTTTGCCCAAAGGGCATCAGCAGATCGACTACCTCGCTCATCTTCATGGTCATCACCTCGTCGGAGTCATCGTTGGCTTGGACTAACTGCAACCATGTGCTACAGCTACAGGTCAGCATCAGTAGTGCGGTCAACCAGGTCGCTTGCTTTCTCATTGTCTGACTTCGAAACGTTCACTTTTAGCTCTTGCTTCATTTGCAGTCCGCAGCGCTCCATTTATACTCCCAACCCAGGGAGTCCCATGACACGCGAGATCTGCTGATTGCAGATCGACATTCATTTAGCGTGTAGTTGCCATCAATCTGGTTGTCTCACCTAAGCCCGAGGGGCGTTCAAACTGTTGTGACGAGCTTAGGACTTTCCCTCAGTTACATAACTGAGATTTCCGTGAATATCTACCTTGCCTGGACCACTTTTCCTTCCTGGGCTTAAAGATCACCTTTTCCCTTATTAAACTCCAGCTGTTATCTGCAATGAAAGGTCTGGAGACACTCTCGCTGCTGGGCAGCCAGCCAATGAAAATGCGGCAcatttgtttcgttttcgttaCGAGTTTAGTATCTTATCGAAAATCGAATCGACTTTATTCGTAATGCTCAGCTGGCACTTGACCTGTCGGCCAAAGCGGGGGGATCTTGGAGCACTTACACACATCGGGGAAAGGAAATGGGAAAGTTGTTTACTCCAAGTCGATGTCTAGGGGAATACAAAGACATCGATGTTGGCACGCAGGCAGGTGAGCAGCGCGTGGCCAGCATCGCAGTTGTTCTTGATGCCATTGGTAGAGTCCTTGCACAGATCGATGCCCGTGCGATAACTCGGCTTGTACTTGTCCGGCAAGAGGAGCTCCACCTGCTTCAGCGATGACTCCAGCTGCAGCTTACCCTTCTTGATCTGCGAGTGGGGAAGGAATGAGTTGCGAAATTTGATTGACAAGCAACGCCACTTACCGTCTGCATCATCTCGAGAATGCAGTTGATGTAGCACTTGGAGTCCTTGTCATCCGGAATGACGCCATCGTGTATGGCATCAGCGGTGGCAACGCTCACCTTCGGGAACTTGGGAAAGCAAACGTCCCGCATAAGTTTTCCTGCTGCCCACATTTGCTCCTCTGTCGCCTGTCAAGAAAcaagagagtgagggagagatagagagagagagagagaggcagaaaTATGAGATGTAAGATAGGAGTTCGTATTCTTTTTATCGCCACTCACCCCGGCCCAGCAAAGCGGTAATCCCAGCAGTAGATAGCTGATCAGCAAATCGAATCTCATGTTCAGACGTGATATGATCAGCATATGCAAATCTCAGCTGCTTTTATACTTCAATCAGCAATCCAATCCAATatcgaaattgaattgaaatcgGGGTCGGGCCCAAAATAACCTCATTTTACCCTTAATTTGCCAGGCCCCCTCCGAAAATTatacatttgacatttttattattattcaaatcgCATTGGGGTAACCCGCCCACAGCCGCCCTAAACATAACACTCAGCACCCGGTTATCGAGCCATCGACAAGCCCTTATACCGAGTCCGATACAAATGTAGATACATCTCGGCCGTAATTATAGCGCCAAGCTATTACGATTTATTGCGGCACGCAAAGGTGAGGCGGCAAGATCTCGTCAGCTTCACAAGTCGATTGTCGATTGTCGATGACCGCGATTGCAAATAACACAACAGAGCGCAAATCCAATAACAGCTTTTGCCGGTATCCGCATACATGAACATGCATGCACAGACACGCACAGACATGATCTATTATTGTGCTGCCTTTCTACTGCATTCCCTTCCATgacctatgtatgtatttccaTTTGACGCTGCTCTTTCTTTAGTTCACTTCTGGCTTTCGtgttcttctttttctctttcgaTTCTCCCGAAGATTCAAAAAATCCTTGAACAACCAATTGATGACAATTCCACAGCGAATTGATAGCATTGCATCCGTATAATTATCGGTTACGTCAATACTAGAATTGGATTCGATCGCGTGTCATTATCTTGGCTATATCTAAATGCCATAATCGCTCAATACAGTCTGTActctgtatatgtatataatatttataccgCGCATCCCTATCAAGTAGGGCAGTAATAACAGCTGAAAAGCAGCGATGACAAATGACAATTCAATCGCTTGGGGCGGGGTCAGTAGAGTAGGCTTTGAATAAAGACTCAACCCAAACGGAAATATGCATAGTATGGACTTTAGTAGTAGTATGAGAGAAAGTCACATTGAATTTCCGATTCCAGAAAAGTTTCCTTATAGAAATTCAATTCCTCAAGATTCCTTACGATGTCGGACCAATTCAAGTTCAATCGCATCTTCGATAACAACACTGTGCGCGGACGCGCTAATGTGAGTGTTGGAGATCCTCTCCTCTTATTTTTCTACCTTCTGCGAATTGTAACTCATCTGTCAACTCATCATCCTCGTCTAGGTTGCCAAAGCCACCTGGGCCTCTGTGGGCCTCATCTATGTGATGGTTAAGATGCATCGCCGCAATGCAAAGCGTCGCGAGGCCACCAAATATTGCAAGGGCTGCCAGCAGAAGCTGTTCCAATAGTTTCAGCTGCTCCTGGTCAACGATGCTCCTACCATACAAACATGGATGTTAAGCGTTCCCCAAATCTCTTGTGTTTCGATTGCGTTCATAACCCCATTCAtagtcaaataaaatttgcatctTTTGAACTCCTAAACAATGCTTTATTTCTTCTACGGTTTATTTCCAATGATGGGACAACATAGTCCTCCAACTTGTTCGGTGTTGACATTAAACGCTTTGCCAACTGCGTTGAATTTAGATCGACTTTCAACTCGTTCCGTCAACATCTCAGTTGGCAGCTGCTTGAAGCATTCAGTAGTCAGTCAGCAGTCTTCATAGCTAGCTCTCACAATAGAGAACTTGAAAAGTTCACACACCCGAAAATAGTTTTGGAACAAAATTTAGTTTAGGACTCGACCGGAAACACGATGGCCGACGGCTTTAAGAAATACTTCAATGGCACCACAATGCACGGACGCGCAAACGTAAGTGAAAGCGATGCCAATGCGCATTAAAGTGGACACTTCTGAAATGTATTTTGCCTTCCCTCAAGGTGGCCAAGGCTACGTACGCCACCTTGGctgtgttttatttgctgtaCCGTGTGCGTCGCAGTAAGGGAGCCCCAAAGGAGGAGCTAGCAGGAGCGGAGGTCGAGAAGGGGCCGTGCAACTGTGATGTCGAGAAGCCCGAACATCCTGTGGGCTATTGTGATCCGCATGCCGAGCCGCAGCCACCCGAGAAGCATTGTTCCGTGTGTCGAGATCGGGCCAGCGAGCGTCGGGCACGCGAGGGCTGCAATGGGGATCCcccaccaccgccaccgccgtcgtcgccgccgccgcctccgtCGTCAAGTGCGACAGCAGCACCGCGTCGCAAATGCCCGTGTGAGGATCCGCATCGACACATCGAGACTCCGAAGCCGACCACGCATCAGTCGCACATGCAGATGCCGTCTCCCCAAGAGGATCAAGTGCATCCGGCGCGCGAGATTATCGGACACATGCAGGAGGCCGCCTCACGGGCCCTGCGCAATGTCATTGGCGCCGTCTTGGGCGACAACTCCTCAGCCGACAACAGCGCCGCAGCGCTTTACAGAGACGGCGAAGACACGAGCGTtgatgctgccgctgccgccgccgccgcagctgAAGCTAGACAAATGGaggacgatggcgatggcagcGACTATGGTGCGGACAGTCAGCTCAATCGCGAGCGACGCACTTCACCCAAATCCTGTGTGCCGACCACAGGCGGCAGCTGTGACATCGATCTAGTGCTGCCCCTAAATCAAGAGCCGCAAGAGCTCGTCCAGTCCCAAGCACAGACGCAACCGCAGTCGCGCTTTCGCGCCTTTGAGGATGACTTTGCCTCCGAAATGTTCTTCGAGGACTTTGACGAGTGAACCAACAATTGCAACCCAAAAAAGAACGGTCACAAAATTCGCAGTTTtctaaaaaaattatacaaaaaatatagcaaTGAATGACaactgaaatcaaattaaaaccaacaacaatattctttttattccTGTGCATCTTCTGAGACCTTAAATCGgcacagctacggacctctaCTGGTCTATGTTCCGCCCCTCGTAGTCCTACCTAAAACCTAAAACCTATTCCTTATTCATACTACAAGTGGTAAAATAGAATAGCTTATTACATCTAAATCATATCATagttcttaaatttaaaatgcattttatatatatatttttcataatatattttatttcggatttcagttttcattctgtttttagttgccagttttttttttcttcatttttatagtttttgtttagttttagttttgccTCAAAACACGTAACTAGAATTGATCATCAttagcatatatgtatatatattatatagtgtATAGTGTagtgtattgtattgtatctTTATCGTTTAATTGTAGTACTTTGGGGATGTTCTCTTGAGGGGGGGAGGGAGGTGAGTGGCAATTCATTCGCTCTCgtaaacaatatatttaatatcaattaataTCTTATCATCAGTTGCTGGATTGCAGATCAGTGTGCAATCCGTTAAATAGGTAAGCTATGTAAGCATATGTTTAATGTTTAGTTAAATAagacatatacatatatgtatatcaatgtacatatatgtgaaTGCAGcagttatgtgtgtgtatgtgtgtgtctatatatataaatattcgtggcattatttatgtataattatgAGTGTGGACTTTTGAACTAACATTTATGCAATATGGAAATAACATTCAAcgtttgcttttcatttcttttctttttctttttggtatGGGCTCATTAACTAcctttatctctctctttgtctctgtctctatctctttcaCCTCTCacattctctctttctctgtctttttCGTGTGGAGTTGCTTAACTGCTGCGTTTGCAATTGCTATGCGCTATATATAATCATCGACTTTATCGACTAATCAAATGTttaagtgcgtgtgtgtgtgtgtgtgagtttcgAGTGTTTATGCTAAGCAGGAGAGCTAACGCGggagaagcagcaacagcttctcCTAAATATCAAAGGGTATCTCTTGTTCTTCCATCTTCTATCCTCTATCCTCTATCCAGTTCCCATCTTTAGCCATCGTGACTGGCAACCGACTCCAGGTCGCTGTTGTCCTCGCTGCCAGTCGCCTCGGTGGGTTCGCCCATCGCCACTCGCGCATACTCATCGGTATCGATGCTCTTGCAGAAGTGGATAGCATACTTGAGCTTCTCCAGCAGCACAGCCTGCAAATGGAATGGGAATGCAAGTTAATACACACTCTTGTAATACTTTCACTTATGTAGCTTACCTTGCAAGAGTAGCGCGGCATTTTGAGCAGAAAGAAGCATGTGTAGCTCTCGGGCAGAAAATGATCCGGGGGATTCTTCTCGAGCACCTGCAGCACAAAGTCGCGTCCTCGAAAGTCGGCTATGGTGCGTGGCAGCCGCGTCCTTCCCCAAACAAAGCGCAGGAACAGCGAGCGCTcctgcaacaaaaaacaaaacattgatGAAGGGGAGTTTAACTGTTTTTCATCTAACACTTTTCCCGTTTATATTGATTCAGTGTCGAATTTGGAATACTTTCTACTACCAAATCATTTCAATTCCCAAGTGCAACTCACCTGATTGGTAAACTCCTCCATGACCTCCCAGAACCAGCCGACAAGCGCTGAGCTCGGATCGAAGCCTTTGTAGGTGGCCACGGACTTGAGCAGGCCCAGCGGTATATCCGGCGATCCGCAGACCATCGCCTGCAGCTCGGCGGCCGAGAAGAGCGAGAGCAGCGGCACAGGTATCACCTTGGACATGCCATCGCGCACCGCCTTCACCTGCTCGTCGAACTCGTGCAGGCGAAAACCTAACGCCAGACGCACGTATTCGGCGCGATTCCGGGGCGAGATGTGCGTGTATCGGGTGGACAGCGGCACCTCATGACCGCGTGCCGAGGACGTTGAGAAGGGCAGCTCCAGTGTGTTGAAGAGCTTGGCATCGTCATCCATGTTGCGTATGCACAGCAAACCAGCCACATAATCGCGATCGACCTCGGTGAGATCGGTGGGACGCAACGGCTCCCCTGTCAGTTGTCGCCACACGGGTTCCGCCAAGCTGCAAGAGTAGAAATATTAGATGTATTCCATAATGTTAATGTAAAATGGGAagtattattgtaattattatgaaatagaCTATTCTAGAATGAGCCAATGTGCACCATTTATCAATCAATTGAATAACTATTATTTCCCTTCATATTATCTATCTACTCTATAAGTTATGTTAAGTTTTGTTTAAGTTTAggtatataaatagtataaatattagATGTATTCCATAATGTTCATGAAAAAAGGGGAagaattattgtaattattatgaaatagaCTATTCTAGAATGAGCCAATGTGCACCATTTATCAATCAATTGAATAACTATTATTTCCCTTCATATTATCTATCTACTCTATAAGTTATATTCTAtactatttttgtttaaatgtgGTAGACATATAAATTAACTACTTTGTAGTACAATTGTGGAATGAAAAAGTAAGAATCCTGCAGTCGAGTGAGCTCCACTCTgacatacccgctacccattttatataatagtaaaacagtgcggtgttaatattattcttaCATTATATCtctacagacagacagacggacatggctatttCGCCTCGGCTGTTGACTAATCGATAGTTTACGGGGTCGGAGATGACTTCTTCTACCTCTTACATAATCTTGCTGGAGATACAAAgttacttctacttctaccttatgggtatAATTAAACCTAAATTCAAATAGAATGTATTCAAAACTTCTCTTCAACTTACTTCAGACTTAACGGCGATCCGGTGCGCACGGCAATGCCCATGATGACGCCCAGGAAGCGGAACATGTTCATCTGCAGCACGGAGGTGAGCGTGGGATCCAGCAGGAAGCAGTCGCGATTGGCGCCCGCCTCGCCTCGTCCATTCGGTGTGCTGATTAACAGCGGCACGCTGCCATTCTGCAGCTCATCGCACATCTCGGCAATCGATTCGCTGTAGCCACCACCGCAATCATCGACGCTCTCGCCCACAAACTTCACCTTCCACACGCGATGCGGCAGTGCCAGGGCCTCCTGGGTGAGCAGCGGCAGCTTTTGCACCATCTGACCAAAGACGCTCTTCATGCCATCGATGCCGGCGAGTCCGTTGCAACGACTTCGCGAACGCTTCACCTGGATGCGATTGAGCTCGATGACGGGTCCGTGCTGTTTGTCGCGCACCATCGTCGTCTGGATGACCTTGCGGAAGGCGGCCTCCTTGATGTTGTACACAAGCACATCCTTGAGGGCGCCCAGACTGAGATCGCCCGCAATGGGCAGCATGGCCAGGCAGGGACACAGCAGCTCCGAGAAGTGATGCAACAGTATGAGGCGAGCGTGCAACGCCTCGGGCGACAAATCGCGCACCAGATCGTATTCCAGCGGTGGATTGGGCAGCGGACGCAGTCGCTCGCTCAGCTGGGACGTGGACAACGCCAGCGTGTGAGCCGATCCGCACGTGACCTTCACAATGTGCTTGCCCTGCAGCGCGGCGACGAGTCGCGGCCTTTGGATGGCGGTCACGGTGCCATCGCCCAGCTGTCCCTCGTCGTTGTCGCCCCAGGTGTAGACTTCGCCGGCATCGCTGCAGGCGACGCAGTGCAGCGAACCCGTTGCAATCGAGATGATCTTTTTGCCCTGCAGCGCCGCCACCTTCTTCGGTCGTCGCACATGATCCACCGAGCCGTGTCCCAGCCGATGAAAGTCGCCCTTGCCCCAGGTGTAAACGGCGCCCGATTTCGTCAGCGCCACGGAGAACTGTGAGCCACACTCGACCTTGATGACACCGAGACCGGCGAGACTTTCGATCTTGTAGGGCAACTTGCAGCCATCACTTCCGCCGCGTCCCAGCTTGCCGTAGTCGCCATCGCCCCAGCTCCACACATTGTCGTCATCCGTGATGCACAACGTCTGCGCATCTCCCGAGCCGCACGCAATGTCGATGGCCCGAAA
This region includes:
- the LOC133848560 gene encoding general odorant-binding protein 19a yields the protein MLIISRLNMRFDLLISYLLLGLPLCWAGATEEQMWAAGKLMRDVCFPKFPKVSVATADAIHDGVIPDDKDSKCYINCILEMMQTIKKGKLQLESSLKQVELLLPDKYKPSYRTGIDLCKDSTNGIKNNCDAGHALLTCLRANIDVFVFP
- the LOC133848561 gene encoding ATP synthase membrane subunit K, mitochondrial, producing MSDQFKFNRIFDNNTVRGRANVAKATWASVGLIYVMVKMHRRNAKRREATKYCKGCQQKLFQ
- the LOC133848559 gene encoding uncharacterized protein LOC133848559, with product MRKQATWLTALLMLTCSCSTWLQLVQANDDSDEVMTMKMSEVVDLLMPFGQSCDPVPERVHLEEMVLNKEDASHPSKCFRRCMLMQFEVMPEGEKLYDGAKTNEMMNMMFPDKEEQSRLITAKCNQAIGLTDECEIAHSIAMCMLREMRVAAYKIPEIKD
- the LOC133848558 gene encoding uncharacterized protein LOC133848558, which produces MLTTAQLTLIALIGYCTVLVEGQAPAASGMSLPIPISAKGQAFDLGRLFGGKSGDPMWTLIDRNLPEVQQMIDQTKLSCMAKLQMTGPQRSLIRESRPTPKEKCLVECVLKGIGLMDSVSNRLNLQRVEQLTSKVTEDNKLAIALGCSLAQSCNRSINVPSNKPCEAAHQLNQCIGRHLDRNRVKLHW
- the LOC133847787 gene encoding uncharacterized protein LOC133847787, whose protein sequence is MADGFKKYFNGTTMHGRANVAKATYATLAVFYLLYRVRRSKGAPKEELAGAEVEKGPCNCDVEKPEHPVGYCDPHAEPQPPEKHCSVCRDRASERRAREGCNGDPPPPPPPSSPPPPPSSSATAAPRRKCPCEDPHRHIETPKPTTHQSHMQMPSPQEDQVHPAREIIGHMQEAASRALRNVIGAVLGDNSSADNSAAALYRDGEDTSVDAAAAAAAAAEARQMEDDGDGSDYGADSQLNRERRTSPKSCVPTTGGSCDIDLVLPLNQEPQELVQSQAQTQPQSRFRAFEDDFASEMFFEDFDE